AGCACTTCCAGCGAATGATTTGACATAAACTGTTTGAATGGAATCGATAATAAGAGCCCTTGGAGACAGCGGTTGGATTTTGTCCAAGATATCCTGTGAAACAAGATTTTTGATGAATATAGATGGTATATCAGAATCAGAGGGGTTGTTAAGGTTTCTTCTGAGAAATGTTTTAATTAGGACAGATGGTAAAAAGAGATCCTATTATAACTTTATTCAGGGCCATTGTCATCTATAATAAATACATTTTAGATAACATGCAGATTGCTCAGTTTTATAAGAacaaaacaatattgtagaaaATCTTTGAAGCATGTGATTCTCAGGCTGCTAGTTTTGCTTTGTTGATACGAATTATGAATTCGAACAGCAGGAGTACAGGACATTAGCAGCTTTATAGATAATTACAGATGATGGTGGAATTGATGCATGTggaatcataaaatggtaaaaaccaATGAGTAGATTAGCCCAGAACAAAATACCTATCTATCAGTAGTCTTATTAGCTGGTATTAGGAAAGCTCATATAGGTGAAAAAGGAGATCTGAGATGAGCAAAGAGTTTTACTACATATTTTTGGCACTCCAGAACATTATGTTACAGTAACTTTGTTCACTGGAATTATAAGGAGTTTCCCAAGGTAATAAAGACTAGCAAATGTTCACCTTACATAAAAATGGGTCTATGatccaaaaaataaaaataaattcAGGAGTATGCACAAGTGGAACCACATGAACAGATTACCTCAATATCCGTACCAGAGTAGAGGTACAACTTGCTAGACGTGATACTCATCCGATCAGCCCTGTTTCCAATTTGCTCAATACTCTGGAGCATAGTTACAAAGTTAGAAAATATAGTGTTCTAAGATTCTACGAAATTCAAATCAACAAGAAATAATCAAACGCTGAAGGCTAACAGAAAAAAGCATCATACAGATCAGTGAATAAGACAAATACAGGTGTAAGCTACGTAGATTGGATAGGCCATAAAGATTTAAGAGACTGTAAATGTCAGCCACAACTAACCTCCTCACCAGAAACATATACAACAGGAGAAGACTCCTCGACCATGAAACTCTCCAATATATTCGAAGCAAGCTACAGATACAGAAAAAACATTTGTCAGATTCCAGAGATGGGAACATCTGTAATATTCCAAAAGCTAAGGAATAAGGTTACAGAAAACTACATAACTCAAAATGTAAGaaattaattagaaatataTTAAACGGTATAGTGTGGACAAATGAACACAGCGATCATATTGAATTGAATGCACCAAGACAAAAAAGAAGGTCAAACTAACACTGTATAGCCAAATGTGTATATATTTTACCTGTAACATCAATGAACTTTTGCCAACACCTGGATCCCCACCGACTAATATCAAGGAGCCTGCATAAGTTTGATGTAATAGGTGAAGCATTGATTCATGGGATAAAAAGATGTTTGTGACTTGGCAGTTGTCACATTTACTTTTCTGGAAAATAATGACCGGAACAGTGAATGCTTCTTTTTGTATCGGAACTCTCCTATGATAGGTAGTTTGCCAAATAACACATTCAGAAGAAATGTGCAAGAAGTTGTGGCATGTAGGGCAGAAGAATTGTATACTTTAAGGTGCAGCAATGAGTCCTAAGTTGACTCAAAGCAATATTGCAAGCAGATCAACAGTCTGGAATCACAGATGCAATTATAAGCATGTTACTTACTAGCACATAGCTTGCTATAGATTTGCTATGTGATACTGTAAGCTTGATTCAGTACCGTTTCAAATAGAAGAACAACGTAAAATTCTAAATAAATGACACTTAAGCAGCAGCATTTTACTGGCACATGATTCCTATAAGCAATTTAAAAAGCTTTAGTACAACTGAGAGTTTATACAAATACAAACCCTGATCTGTGCCTGGCAGATGCAAGCTAACTATCAACCTATACCATAAAAGTTAAGAGATGGTTTACcaggaacaatgccaccaccaAGCACTCGAGCAATCTCCACTCCAAAGCTCCCCGACCTACAAACAAGACAAATCCATATATGTCATCAGCTAATAATGAAAGAATAAAATTCCTCAGCAAGTTACCCAGCAATCGAATTGCATGGAGATAATATATTTGAAGGTAACTCCCACGTACATATAGAATAACAGCAAATTCTAACACGTACATATAGAACAATAACAAATTTCAAGATGATAGCTTCATTTATCTATACAATTACTTCCCCCCAATGTATTGGATAAGAAGCCACGGAAGATTACTCTTAATTTCTCATAGTAACACTATATTGAGCTGGGTGAGAAATGTTACAGGGGTATGCGCCACTCAGCCTGATTGACCCCCTTGTTCACCTCCTGAAGGCTCTGCGGCACAATCTCCTTGCTCTTCTGAGGAATCCACGACCGGGCGATATGGTGCGACCCCTCCGCAGAGGCATTGCCATCAGTCCCCAGGACGTACCTCTCCATGGTCCCCGCCGCGTTGCAGTGGCGGCAAAAGCCCCACCACTGCGAATCGGCCTCCTTGCAGTTGCTGCACACGAACGAGAACCTCTCCTTGCCGCCCTTAACCGCGGGCTTCCGCGGCGCCGCCAGTGACGACCACGAGGTCTGGGCCTTCGCGACACGCGCGCTCGCCCGTAGCCTCCCCTTCTCCTCGTCCTCGCCCGCaccttccccctcctcctcctcctcctcctcctcctccgccgccgccgccgccgcggtggtGGACGACGAAGGAGGGGAGCGCTGCTTGACGATGCGGCCCGCGGCGGGGTCGAAGACGGCCCAGGCGTGGGACTCCACGGGGGCCTCGGGGTCGGAAGCGGAGGGTGAGGGGAGCGCCGCGGAGGCGCTGAGACTGTCGGTGACCGGGTCGTAGGTGGCCCATCCGGCGCCGCCGGTCGAGGGCGAGGAgacggaggacgacgacgagagGAAGCGAGGGCGGGCGGAGAGCGGGTAGCTGGGGAGGCGAGGGTTCAGCGGGCGTGGGCGGCGAGGGTTCGgagggcggaggaggcggccggAGAGGTGGAGGAGGGAGCGCAGGGAGGAGGGCGAGCGCAGCATCGCGGCGGACGGGTGGGGCATGGAAGGCGGACGGGTTTCGGAGGGTTTTGGCCGGGGTTTTGGAGGAAAATGGAGCGCCGCGTGCGTGCCGGcgcgggaggaaggggaaaggggGCCGCCGGACTCGGGCGGTGGGCCGAGTGCGCCACGGGTGGTGTCGGGTCGGACTGGACGAACTGAAAACGCTGCGGCGCGACGAAGACGTGACGACGTCCACGATGAAGTCTGGGAAGCTAATTCGAGTCCACGTGAGATATTTGGGTGTGACCACGTTGTAAGTTGCAGAGAATAAACATTATTTTCAACAAACGTAAATGTACGTATCATTAGGCCAAGGTCCAAATTGGTCTAcatggaggagagagggagggaaaaggcAGCTCGCTAGCTGATGGTCGCGAACGCAAACCGATACAAAATATGGTTCTACCATCTCTAACGTGCACAGATCAATACTCTGACAGATCACTAGTCAcgattttttttcatttttgaaTTATTTTGAACTCCACGTATGCTAGCAATGTGGATAGCTCCTTTGGACAAGGCCTTAAGGTCACCCGAAGTTTCATATTTATATTTTCAAAATGCCACAATCAAGAGGGTATCTAGTTCACGAATAAAATAGCTcacacaatacatatatatttgTTGTTTTCAAATCTATATGCAAGGCATAAACTGCTTGGAAACAGTGTACGCATGGTTTTCATCCTATGGCACTAATTTCTTCTCTCACCTAGTAAATTGTGTGTTATGTCACTCGCTACAATTCCTACATGGCAGCTCATGTATTATACCCATAAAACTGCTGTTGAGAATGACCTCAGCGGGGAGCCAGGGGAAAAGTGTCGATGCACATATTGTCTTCGAGAGCGAGGAAATAAAAAAAAGACCAAAGCACAATTTTCTGTTCCACAAAAAATGCAATATTAATATTTCAAAAGTGGTTGTTCCTATATTACACATTTGTAGTACAATTTTTCTGTTCCACAAAGAATGTAAACTGGTTGTTCCTATATTACACATCTGTATGCTACATTTTGCTTAGCAAATGCTTGTTTTTTTAATTAAATCTTAGTCCCCCGATTCCAATCTTTTTTTTTAGGAGGAGGTCCTCAGCTCCGCATCACTAGGTTGCAGGCTCGCAATTTTCACGTGAAAACATAATATTTTTAGAACAAAGACTAGCTTGGTTCTGCTTTTACTAAAAGTACGTAAAGTTTCTTTTGGGATTACCAGCTTACAATAAAGCAGCACAAACATGTCCAGAACATAGGCAAAAAAGTACGCACTCCACCTCACAGCCTTCAGCCTAAAGATAGAACAAGCTAGAGCACACAACACAGGAATAGAGGAGAACTAGACCACCAACGCCTCCTTCAGATTTGTTCGAGCCCTTCCTTCAGTTTGGACAACACGTCCTCCATAGTCCGCGCTTTCCTGGTCGATAGCGTACTCCACTGCTAAAGAAAGCCCAAAGATTTGTAAGCAATAACTTTAGGGTTACATATCAAGAAATCACAGAAAATCTAATCATTCCTGGTGCGCCAAAGCGCCTAGTTCACTCCAGCAAGAATAAAAATCAGGATCGAGTTGGGATAGGAATTCTGTCGAGCTCGAAAGCTCTTAAGAAATTAGGGCTACACTCCCAGCCCAAGCTCTCCCGAACCCAACCCCACACGAAAACAGCCAGGGGGCATCTGAAAAGCAGGTGGTCACTATCTTCAGCCCTGCTACACATTTGCAAGTTGGTGACCCATTCCAATTCCTCCTACAAAGTTGCACAGCTGTTTTTAGTTTGTCATGCTAGACCATCGAAAAGAAGATCTTAATTTTCAGAGGGGTTTTCAGCTTCTATATATCCACCATCCTCGTGTCTACGCATCCGGGATTGACAATGAACTTGTATAGTGATTTTGTAGACTATATTCAGTTTCTCTCCAGCTTCCATATTTGAGAGTCTTCCTGCTCATCCAGCACTACAGTCCCCAGATCATTGCGCAGCCTTTGCCATTCGTCAACCTCCGAGGTAAGGTTTCTTATAAAAACCATGGCTTCCTCATCGTTCACTGCTCGCTCAACTGTTATATCAGAACCTCCCACAAATTGTGTGTAGGTTGGGGTACCTCACCCTTAACGGGCAGTCCCCTAACCATACATCATCCTAAAACCTGGTCCTCTTCCCATCTCCAACGACCTCACCACTACCCTGCTGAACTTAAACCAGCTCTTGCACTTGTTCAGACCAGACCAGAATTGCAAGCTGCCTCTAGACTTGTGTTGGAAGAAACTCTTGCCGTTCAGGTATTTCTTTTCTCAGCAATTCTATACACAGACTCTGGTCTCCACTCTCCAGTCCATGTATCCATTTCCCTAGTAAAGCAGTATTCATAGCTCGTGTCTCCAAGAACCCCAAACTGCCACATTCTTTTGGTTTGTCGAGCGCATCCCACTTAATCACGTGATACtacttcttcttctcctttccTACCCATTGCCAGAAGAATCTTGCCCTAATTATATCCGATACATCCTCTGATGGTTGCCGTCGTAAAGCAGGTAGAAGCCCATCGTATGCATGGGGATGCTAGTCAAACTTGTGTTAAGAAGGACCGCTCTCCCCCCATACGAGAGCTGGGTGCACTTCCAAGCAGCCGGCCTTTTATCAATCTTGTCCAATGGTTCACTCAACCGTGCCTCTGTCAGCTTGATATCAGTCACAGGAATCCCCAAGTACTTCATAGGTAGGGAGCCTACCTTGCACTTCAGAGCCCCTGCCCCCGAATCCTAGCTCTGCTGGCCACTCCCTAGAACAAAGACCTCGCTCTTGTTGCAGTTTATTTTCAGGCCCGACAACTTCTCAAAACAGAACAACAGGAACTTGATCATTGACATATTTTTAGGATTATTTTTCAGGAAGATAACCGTATCGTCCGCGTATTGCAAATGGGTCAGCCCCCCTCCACCAAGCGAGGCACCAAACCAGAGATTAACTTGCTCTCTCTTGCATGTCTCAACATCTCGGGTAGTGCATCCCCAACCAAATTGAATAGCAAAGGGGACAACAAACCCCCTGCCTCAAGCCCTTATAGCTCCTAAAGAACTCCCCTCTGTCTCCATTTAGGTTCATAGCCACTCTACCTCCTTCTACTGCTCTGGTCATCCACTCAATCCATTTCTCTGAAAAGTTTTTCCGTGTGAGAACCTCTT
The genomic region above belongs to Panicum hallii strain FIL2 chromosome 4, PHallii_v3.1, whole genome shotgun sequence and contains:
- the LOC112888722 gene encoding uncharacterized protein LOC112888722 isoform X1, producing the protein MPHPSAAMLRSPSSLRSLLHLSGRLLRPPNPRRPRPLNPRLPSYPLSARPRFLSSSSSVSSPSTGGAGWATYDPVTDSLSASAALPSPSASDPEAPVESHAWAVFDPAAGRIVKQRSPPSSSTTAAAAAAEEEEEEEEEGEGAGEDEEKGRLRASARVAKAQTSWSSLAAPRKPAVKGGKERFSFVCSNCKEADSQWWGFCRHCNAAGTMERYVLGTDGNASAEGSHHIARSWIPQKSKEIVPQSLQEVNKGVNQAEWRIPLSGSFGVEIARVLGGGIVPGSLILVGGDPGVGKSSLMLQLASNILESFMVEESSPVVYVSGEESIEQIGNRADRMSITSSKLYLYSGTDIEDILDKIQPLSPRALIIDSIQTVYVKSFAGSAGNLAQVKECTSALLRFAKLTNIPVFLIGHVTKSGDIAGPRLLEHIVDVVLYMEGERCSSHRLLRSVKNRFGPTDELGVFEMAEFGLQAVLNPSQMFLTEHDSDSEILAGVAVAVILDGSRTFAVEVQALCVSGSHRSGQVVGIPTRRADVIISVLMKQASLKLQDNAIFLNVVSGFELTETAGDLAIAASICSSFLEFPIPNDVAFIGEIGLGGELRTVPRMDKRVMAIAKLGYKKCVVPKTSEKLLKPLNLDIEILPCNNLKQFINAIFRPQA
- the LOC112888722 gene encoding uncharacterized protein LOC112888722 isoform X2 is translated as MPHPSAAMLRSPSSLRSLLHLSGRLLRPPNPRRPRPLNPRLPSYPLSARPRFLSSSSSVSSPSTGGAGWATYDPVTDSLSASAALPSPSASDPEAPVESHAWAVFDPAAGRIVKQRSPPSSSTTAAAAAAEEEEEEEEEGEGAGEDEEKGRLRASARVAKAQTSWSSLAAPRKPAVKGGKERFSFVCSNCKEADSQWWGFCRHCNAAGTMERYVLGTDGNASAEGSHHIARSWIPQKSKEIVPQSLQEVNKGVNQAEWRIPLSGSFGVEIARVLGGGIVPGSLILVGGDPGVGKSSLMLQLASNILESFMVEESSPVVYVSGEESIEQIGNRADRMSITSSKLYLYSGTDIEDILDKIQPLSPRALIIDSIQTVYVKSFAGSAGNLAQVKECTSALLRFAKLTNIPVFLIGHVTKSGDIAGPRLLEHIVDVVLYMEGERCSSHRLLRSVKNRFGPTDELGVFEMAEFGLQAVLNPSQMFLTEHDSDSEILAGVAVAVILDGSRTFAVEVQALCVSGSHRSGQVVGIPTRRADVIISVLMKQASLKLQDNAIFLNVVSGFELTETAGDLAIAASICSRLVNHKV